The Stieleria sp. JC731 genome has a segment encoding these proteins:
- a CDS encoding multicopper oxidase domain-containing protein yields MNNSEDRRHFLKTGSLAAAGLTGGFLPGATLGQQQSGSKELADEAKAATAASQIPTESNVPAEIDGFSRFRPSRGNDPDSDYYLGKLMPGFRPAAAGPAPFVAPDLDKLPWKMVDGVKEFQLVSMPVKREFLPGYQMDVFGFNGSMPGPTIEVNQGDRIRIVVTNELPEDTFVHWHGFELPIQYDGAATLTQNPIKPGQSMAYEFDVHEEGTFFYHSHVAMQEAFGQVGWFIVHPKKVFDPPVDRDFGLIFQNFHIGPTQTVSDSWAMDWNWHTINGRSGPYTTPLVCKHGERVRVRLMNFAPMQHHPIHLHGHTYWETGHEGARSPKSAWVPRNVSLVGVAQATDFEFIANNPGDWIFHCHMVHHMMNHMVRQVGPRIRENSSVDRYMASADQRPAVDFSREGDQWNVPGYPQKMQGMEKDPTLMKAIWSRKETRGMRANYPMSVKGLMTVLRVLPDDLYQLVMESDELLEKGAVFAEIVRRFGDPEHYKAAPKMMEMG; encoded by the coding sequence ATGAACAACTCCGAAGATCGGCGACATTTTTTAAAGACAGGTTCTCTTGCTGCCGCAGGTCTCACGGGCGGATTCCTCCCTGGAGCCACGCTCGGGCAACAGCAGTCAGGCAGTAAGGAACTGGCAGATGAGGCGAAAGCCGCGACCGCCGCGAGCCAAATTCCGACGGAATCAAATGTGCCTGCCGAGATTGATGGATTTAGTCGATTTAGACCATCGCGTGGGAACGATCCTGACTCGGATTACTACCTCGGTAAGTTGATGCCCGGCTTTCGACCCGCCGCCGCGGGGCCTGCACCTTTCGTTGCACCGGACTTAGACAAGCTACCGTGGAAAATGGTTGACGGAGTAAAAGAATTTCAACTGGTGTCGATGCCGGTCAAACGGGAGTTCCTTCCCGGCTACCAGATGGACGTATTTGGTTTCAATGGCAGCATGCCGGGACCAACCATCGAAGTAAATCAGGGTGATCGAATTAGAATCGTCGTTACCAATGAACTTCCTGAGGACACCTTCGTGCACTGGCACGGGTTTGAGCTACCGATTCAATATGACGGAGCCGCTACCCTGACGCAGAATCCGATCAAGCCTGGACAGTCGATGGCGTATGAGTTCGATGTGCATGAGGAAGGAACGTTCTTCTACCATTCGCATGTCGCCATGCAGGAAGCGTTCGGTCAGGTGGGATGGTTCATTGTACATCCGAAAAAAGTGTTTGATCCGCCGGTCGATCGCGACTTTGGATTGATCTTTCAGAACTTTCATATCGGCCCAACGCAAACGGTGTCCGATTCGTGGGCGATGGATTGGAACTGGCACACCATCAACGGAAGAAGTGGTCCGTACACAACGCCATTGGTGTGCAAACATGGCGAGCGTGTGCGGGTTAGGTTGATGAACTTTGCTCCGATGCAGCACCATCCGATTCACTTACATGGGCACACCTATTGGGAAACTGGTCACGAAGGAGCGCGTTCCCCAAAGAGCGCGTGGGTCCCACGGAACGTATCGCTTGTCGGGGTTGCTCAAGCAACGGATTTTGAATTTATAGCCAACAATCCTGGTGACTGGATTTTCCATTGTCACATGGTCCATCACATGATGAACCACATGGTTCGGCAGGTGGGGCCGCGAATACGTGAGAACAGTTCCGTGGACCGTTACATGGCAAGTGCGGACCAACGTCCCGCCGTCGATTTTTCTCGAGAAGGTGACCAGTGGAATGTGCCTGGATATCCGCAAAAAATGCAAGGCATGGAAAAGGATCCAACATTGATGAAGGCCATCTGGTCTCGCAAAGAGACGCGTGGGATGCGAGCGAATTATCCAATGTCTGTCAAAGGTTTGATGACCGTGCTACGAGTCTTGCCAGACGATCTCTATCAGTTGGTCATGGAGAGTGATGAACTGCTGGAAAAAGGTGCTGTGTTTGCTGAAATCGTGAGACGATTTGGCGATCCAGAACACTACAAGGCGGCCCCAAAAATGATGGAGATGGGGTAA
- a CDS encoding heavy-metal-associated domain-containing protein: MSIQIATAMKCGSCLSKIRPHLDASDGVKSWHADLDDPRKLLHVDLANDTNPNEIVTLVRNQGFDAEIVREDSPAKSEIKPAEEEPSIQLSTYKPLFLVVTYVVGATLLILQASGTWTLSLGMSYFMGFFFLSFAFFKLLDVSKFADAFSTYDIIAKRSRSYALAYPWVEVTLGILFVTQSVLLLANIATAIIMSVGLIGVVSAVRKKQAIQCACLGTAFNLPMSVVTIIENSVMIVMAVMMIVPHYVA; this comes from the coding sequence ATGTCAATTCAAATCGCGACAGCGATGAAATGTGGCAGCTGTTTGAGCAAAATCCGACCGCACCTGGATGCTTCCGATGGGGTTAAGTCCTGGCATGCCGATCTTGACGATCCTCGAAAGCTACTACATGTCGACTTGGCAAATGACACGAACCCAAACGAAATCGTTACCCTTGTCCGCAACCAAGGCTTCGATGCAGAAATCGTGAGAGAAGACTCACCTGCGAAGTCGGAAATCAAACCGGCCGAGGAAGAACCGTCAATTCAACTCTCGACCTACAAGCCGTTGTTTCTTGTCGTTACCTATGTCGTCGGCGCGACACTTCTGATATTGCAAGCGTCCGGGACTTGGACATTGTCGCTCGGCATGAGCTACTTCATGGGGTTCTTTTTCTTAAGCTTCGCGTTTTTCAAGCTCTTGGACGTCTCCAAATTCGCTGACGCGTTTTCGACATACGACATCATCGCGAAACGATCACGATCGTATGCCTTAGCTTATCCGTGGGTCGAAGTCACTCTCGGGATCTTGTTCGTCACACAAAGCGTCTTACTACTCGCGAATATTGCCACCGCGATCATCATGTCAGTTGGATTGATCGGTGTTGTGTCCGCCGTTCGCAAAAAGCAAGCGATTCAATGCGCGTGCCTTGGCACAGCATTCAATCTCCCAATGTCTGTTGTTACGATCATCGAGAATTCGGTCATGATCGTCATGGCTGTCATGATGATCGTTCCGCACTACGTCGCCTGA
- a CDS encoding efflux RND transporter permease subunit: MLDTIIRLSLRYRMLVVIASLVILCYGSYLATQMPIDVFPDLDRPRVVVITEAPGLATEEVETLVTQPIEIALMGANGVQAVRSQTTAGLNVIYIEFDWKTQIRAARQTVSERLSTLEGILPDGIRPQMTPPSSIMGQIVVAGIYRQQGPNGGVLTPIDRTDLIAELYREDDTFRIQVWLPGERHEFATWTAIESQNLDWIDQPDTSSKTHSGRASVTVDGKRHEVIFASQAKQDLELRTIADWIIRPRLLKVTGVAEVFMLGGDRKQYQILLDPTALLEYDVTVQDVEKALRASNLNTSGGFAITGETERPIRVLGRLGSSTGSIIEDLEKIAVVRHAKRTVLLDQVARVIEGPELKRGDGSVNGEGGIVFTVVKQPHVDTRTLTDDVAAAFEEVEASLPADIVINSKLFRLKNFIDRGIFNVAEALVIGATLVIIVLFLFLLNFRTTFITLTAIPMSLVITTLVFRIIGWFSSSELSINVMTLGGIAVAMGELVDDAIVDVENIFRRLKENNAAEHPKPAIQVVYEASKEIRSAILFGTTVVILVFLPLFALSGVEGRLFAPLGFAYIVSILASFAVSLTVTPVLSFYMLPKANATHQETDGFLLRGLKALATPLIRTSMAIPGSLLVVTWLIVLVAAIQLSTLGRNFLPPFDEGSIQVNVTLPPGSSLKASNQVSGSIDSVFKSMQKSPDNPSGEILNFVRRTGRAEMDEHASPVNFGEYILSMNPEAEQNREEMLAGLLERIKTEVPGVDIEVEQPLAHLISHMVSGVYAQIAIKIHGDDLNTLLTLAEMVKASIREVEGITPPIVEPVRMTSELHIELRGEDLAIFGLTREYVADVLQTALQGEVVSEVLEGQRRFDLLVRLEEQYRTDYANLGRLRIDLPHQGGNAERGQIELREVATISEGTGPNSVNRENARRRIVIRCNTQGRDLASAVNEIQSRINSDVTMPVGYYVEFAGQFESQQNATRLIMILAGVAVIGMFAVLMILFPSVRIVLQILNALPTAFIGGVLALVITQQNLTVASLVGFISLGGIAVRNGILLVTHYFHLMQQEGESFSQSMIVRGSLERLAPVLMTALTAGIGLIPLVLGGQEPGREILYPVATVILGGLVTSTFCEFLIHPGLFWKFSGKDAKRLADVEEVTSI, encoded by the coding sequence ATGCTTGATACAATTATTCGACTGTCGCTTCGTTATCGAATGCTGGTCGTCATCGCGAGCTTGGTGATCCTTTGCTACGGATCGTACTTGGCAACACAGATGCCGATCGATGTCTTTCCGGATTTGGATCGTCCGCGAGTCGTGGTCATTACCGAAGCTCCCGGATTGGCGACTGAAGAGGTCGAAACGCTCGTCACCCAGCCAATCGAAATTGCATTGATGGGGGCCAACGGAGTTCAGGCGGTGCGTAGTCAAACCACGGCCGGATTGAACGTCATCTATATCGAGTTCGATTGGAAGACACAGATCCGAGCGGCGCGTCAAACGGTGAGTGAACGGCTAAGCACACTCGAAGGCATTTTGCCCGATGGTATTCGTCCTCAGATGACGCCCCCATCGTCCATCATGGGGCAAATCGTGGTGGCCGGAATCTATCGCCAGCAGGGGCCCAATGGTGGCGTTTTGACACCGATCGATCGGACTGACTTGATTGCAGAGTTGTACCGCGAAGATGACACGTTTCGGATTCAAGTTTGGTTGCCAGGGGAGCGACATGAATTTGCGACTTGGACCGCGATCGAATCGCAGAATCTCGATTGGATCGATCAACCCGATACGAGTTCCAAAACGCATTCAGGAAGAGCGAGTGTCACGGTTGATGGCAAGCGTCATGAGGTAATATTTGCTTCACAAGCGAAACAAGACTTAGAGCTGCGGACGATCGCCGACTGGATCATTCGTCCGCGTTTGCTGAAAGTCACCGGGGTCGCCGAAGTTTTCATGCTCGGCGGTGATCGGAAGCAGTATCAAATTCTGCTTGATCCGACAGCCTTGCTTGAATACGACGTTACAGTCCAAGATGTTGAAAAGGCATTGAGGGCAAGCAACTTGAACACCAGTGGTGGTTTTGCCATTACAGGCGAAACCGAGCGGCCAATCCGAGTGCTTGGGCGTTTAGGGTCGAGCACCGGTAGTATCATCGAGGATCTCGAAAAAATCGCGGTCGTCAGGCATGCTAAGCGGACGGTATTGCTTGATCAGGTAGCAAGAGTGATCGAGGGACCTGAACTAAAGCGAGGTGATGGAAGCGTCAATGGGGAAGGCGGAATTGTTTTCACTGTTGTAAAGCAACCTCATGTCGATACGCGAACATTGACGGATGATGTCGCTGCGGCGTTCGAAGAGGTCGAAGCGTCGCTGCCCGCCGATATCGTGATCAATTCCAAGCTGTTTCGCTTGAAGAACTTCATCGATCGAGGAATCTTCAACGTCGCAGAGGCACTGGTGATCGGTGCGACCTTGGTCATCATCGTGCTGTTCCTGTTCTTGCTGAATTTCCGCACAACCTTCATCACGTTGACCGCGATACCAATGTCGCTGGTCATCACAACGCTTGTCTTTCGGATCATCGGATGGTTCAGTAGCAGCGAACTTTCGATCAACGTGATGACTCTTGGTGGGATCGCAGTCGCGATGGGAGAGCTGGTCGATGACGCAATTGTTGATGTCGAAAATATCTTTCGACGTCTGAAAGAAAACAATGCGGCAGAACACCCCAAGCCTGCGATCCAGGTTGTCTACGAAGCGAGTAAAGAAATTCGTAGTGCGATTCTGTTCGGAACGACAGTTGTGATCTTGGTTTTCCTGCCCCTGTTTGCGTTGTCCGGTGTCGAAGGGCGATTGTTCGCACCACTTGGGTTTGCATACATCGTTTCGATCCTGGCTTCCTTTGCCGTGTCATTGACAGTCACACCCGTTCTTTCTTTCTACATGCTGCCGAAGGCCAATGCGACTCATCAAGAAACCGATGGGTTTCTACTCCGTGGGCTAAAGGCTCTTGCGACACCACTTATTCGCACCAGTATGGCGATACCCGGCAGTTTACTTGTTGTGACGTGGTTAATCGTTCTGGTTGCTGCCATTCAGCTATCGACGCTAGGAAGGAACTTTTTGCCTCCTTTCGATGAAGGGAGCATCCAGGTGAATGTGACTTTGCCGCCCGGTTCGTCTTTGAAGGCATCCAATCAGGTTTCTGGATCAATCGATTCGGTGTTCAAAAGCATGCAGAAGTCGCCAGACAATCCGTCAGGCGAAATTTTAAACTTCGTTCGGCGAACGGGGCGAGCCGAGATGGACGAGCATGCTTCGCCCGTCAACTTCGGCGAATACATCCTCAGTATGAATCCTGAGGCGGAACAGAATCGCGAGGAGATGCTCGCGGGACTTTTGGAACGAATTAAAACAGAAGTTCCGGGAGTTGACATAGAGGTCGAACAGCCGCTGGCGCACTTGATCAGCCATATGGTCTCAGGAGTCTATGCACAGATCGCGATCAAGATTCATGGTGACGATCTAAATACGCTACTTACACTCGCAGAAATGGTGAAAGCGTCCATCAGAGAAGTCGAGGGAATCACCCCTCCCATCGTCGAGCCCGTTCGGATGACCTCTGAACTGCATATCGAGCTACGTGGAGAGGACTTGGCTATATTTGGGCTTACTCGCGAGTACGTCGCCGATGTCTTGCAGACCGCATTGCAAGGCGAAGTTGTCTCTGAAGTCCTCGAAGGTCAGCGTCGTTTCGATCTGTTGGTTCGGCTAGAGGAACAGTATCGAACAGACTATGCCAATTTAGGCAGGCTTCGTATCGATCTACCGCATCAAGGTGGGAATGCAGAGCGGGGCCAAATTGAGCTGCGAGAAGTGGCAACAATTTCTGAAGGAACCGGCCCCAATTCGGTCAACCGAGAGAACGCCCGTCGTAGGATCGTTATTCGCTGTAATACCCAAGGACGCGACCTTGCCAGCGCGGTCAACGAGATTCAGAGTCGGATTAACTCCGATGTCACGATGCCGGTCGGCTACTATGTCGAATTCGCAGGCCAGTTCGAGAGCCAGCAAAATGCGACTCGCTTGATCATGATCCTCGCAGGCGTTGCCGTCATCGGCATGTTCGCGGTGTTGATGATTCTTTTCCCTTCGGTGAGGATCGTTTTGCAAATTCTAAACGCGCTTCCAACCGCATTCATCGGTGGGGTCCTCGCGCTGGTGATTACACAGCAAAACTTGACCGTCGCCAGTTTGGTCGGCTTCATCTCTTTGGGTGGCATCGCGGTACGCAACGGTATTTTGCTTGTCACACACTATTTTCATTTGATGCAGCAGGAAGGCGAATCGTTCTCGCAATCGATGATCGTTCGCGGAAGTTTGGAGCGGCTCGCGCCTGTTTTGATGACCGCATTGACTGCGGGGATCGGCCTAATTCCTTTGGTGCTTGGTGGACAAGAACCGGGCAGAGAAATCTTGTATCCGGTTGCCACCGTCATTTTAGGCGGATTGGTCACATCGACTTTTTGTGAGTTCCTGATTCATCCAGGGCTTTTTTGGAAATTCAGCGGAAAGGACGCCAAGCGTTTGGCGGATGTTGAAGAAGTTACCTCGATTTGA
- a CDS encoding MerR family transcriptional regulator has translation MKRQTIGTVAKAAGVNVETIRFYERKGLVQKPVPVSTTFREYPPGTAARIRFIKRAQNLGFTLAEITDLLKLSDGDTGSRADVKRLAELKLVSIRQRIIDLQQMETTLQELVCQCSGRGDVRGCPIIQSLVNDHSEETEEE, from the coding sequence ATGAAGCGTCAAACCATCGGAACCGTTGCCAAAGCCGCAGGAGTGAACGTCGAAACCATCCGCTTTTATGAACGGAAAGGGTTGGTTCAAAAACCTGTACCTGTTTCGACAACGTTTCGCGAATACCCACCTGGGACCGCGGCAAGGATTCGCTTTATCAAGCGTGCCCAAAACCTTGGATTCACATTGGCCGAGATCACCGATCTGCTGAAACTGTCCGACGGTGATACCGGAAGCCGTGCCGACGTTAAACGATTGGCTGAGCTAAAGCTGGTTTCTATCCGTCAAAGGATCATCGATCTTCAACAGATGGAAACAACGCTTCAGGAACTTGTCTGTCAATGTTCGGGGCGTGGAGATGTTCGGGGTTGCCCAATCATTCAATCGCTCGTCAACGACCACTCAGAAGAAACCGAAGAGGAATAA
- a CDS encoding TolC family protein: MSQKIQLTAFALALGMIAGICSAQSPTTDSRRIRSTIETPPQDAGSRDIRASIGERFTEPPQVPPVPQSLTEQMFPSDEAPLTIEAIESMACSRNPTLAQAQAQTQGELGKAIQAGLVPNPTLSYIGEQAGLEGTAGEWQGVEFSQRIVTGRKLQLSRAKFLQLTRASQWRALEQQYQVMNDVRMSFWMTLGQQQIVAIHNEILKNAEDAVVTARELYNEGQATRDQLHQANVTLQKVRLDLLMARNQLRAKWYGMASLAGLRMQPTPLEGSLEGELSLIDFDQALNRLTTESPQILGARAKLQADQIKLKRETVEPIPDLVVTYGYGRNFEAGQNTHNTGLSLEVPLYDWNQGTIRQAEADIVRQQGEIERIEFSLQRQLAQSYQNYLTALQNVRSYQEVILPESRRAYEVLLDAYKENRVDWPAVLQSQRNLYLEKANYVQHLIAWRSQETLIEGFLLEGGLSAPTGPMPPGHISATAKPR; encoded by the coding sequence ATGTCGCAAAAGATTCAACTCACCGCCTTCGCGTTGGCTCTTGGAATGATTGCCGGAATCTGCAGCGCACAGTCTCCGACGACGGATTCGCGTCGGATCAGATCGACGATTGAAACACCACCTCAGGACGCTGGGTCGCGAGATATCCGCGCAAGTATTGGGGAACGTTTCACCGAGCCCCCGCAGGTGCCGCCCGTCCCACAGTCGCTGACCGAACAGATGTTCCCATCCGATGAAGCTCCACTGACCATTGAAGCGATTGAATCGATGGCTTGTAGTCGCAATCCGACTTTGGCGCAAGCACAGGCTCAGACTCAAGGCGAGCTAGGCAAAGCGATCCAAGCAGGTCTCGTTCCCAATCCAACACTCAGTTACATCGGCGAACAGGCTGGGCTCGAGGGAACCGCTGGGGAATGGCAAGGTGTCGAATTTTCGCAACGGATTGTCACCGGACGAAAGCTTCAGCTAAGCCGAGCAAAGTTTTTGCAGTTGACCCGCGCTTCTCAGTGGCGGGCTCTCGAACAACAGTACCAGGTGATGAACGATGTCCGAATGAGCTTCTGGATGACCTTGGGGCAACAGCAGATCGTCGCGATTCACAATGAGATTCTTAAGAACGCCGAGGATGCTGTCGTGACCGCGCGAGAGCTGTACAACGAAGGCCAAGCGACACGGGACCAATTGCACCAAGCCAATGTGACGCTGCAAAAGGTTCGTCTGGATCTTTTGATGGCTCGCAACCAATTGCGAGCCAAGTGGTACGGGATGGCTTCGCTTGCCGGGTTGAGGATGCAGCCGACACCGCTAGAAGGATCACTCGAAGGTGAGCTTTCATTGATCGATTTCGACCAAGCTCTGAACCGCCTAACAACTGAAAGTCCCCAGATACTAGGTGCACGTGCGAAGCTTCAGGCTGACCAAATCAAACTGAAGCGAGAAACTGTCGAGCCAATCCCTGATCTTGTCGTGACATACGGATATGGTCGGAACTTTGAAGCCGGACAAAACACACATAACACTGGACTATCACTGGAAGTCCCCCTGTACGATTGGAACCAGGGAACCATCCGGCAAGCGGAAGCAGACATCGTCAGACAACAGGGGGAGATTGAGCGGATCGAGTTTTCGCTACAACGACAACTTGCCCAGTCATATCAAAACTATCTGACCGCTCTACAAAACGTTCGCAGCTATCAGGAAGTCATCTTACCGGAATCACGGCGCGCCTATGAAGTATTGCTCGACGCGTACAAAGAAAATCGTGTGGACTGGCCTGCGGTTCTGCAAAGCCAGAGAAATCTGTATTTGGAGAAAGCCAATTACGTTCAACACCTTATCGCTTGGCGGAGCCAAGAAACGCTGATTGAAGGATTCCTTCTAGAAGGTGGACTTTCCGCGCCAACGGGGCCAATGCCACCCGGACATATTTCAGCGACAGCGAAACCGAGATAA